The sequence below is a genomic window from Corynebacterium afermentans subsp. afermentans.
GCTGGGCATCGAGCTCAACATGGTTGCCGGCGACCGCGCCACCCAGAACGCGGCGCAAAAGGACATCAACCGCGTCCAGCTCATGCACACCATGGTGGGGCGCGCGGACTACGACGTGATCGAATCGCACCTGTCGGTGGACCGCCGCGATTCGCTTTTGAATAATGCCGGCGACGGCACGCCGATCGACGCGGAGCTGCAGGCGCTGTTGGACAAGGTGGTCTCCACCCCGGACGACGCCGGCCGCGCCGCCGCATCCAAGGCAGTGCAGGACCACCTGACCGAACACGCCTACACCCTGCCGCTGTTTGAAGAGCCGCAGGTCTACGCGCTCGCGCCGCACGTGAAGGGCTTTGACACTGAGGCAGTGGCGCGCCCGAGCTTCTACTCGGTGTACTTCGACCGCGAGGAGGACAAGTAGATGGGCAAGTACGTATTCAAGCGCATCGGCCAGGCGCTCATCGTGCTCCTTTTGGCCTACACCCTGGCGTTCTTCCTGCTGTCCGCGCTGCCTTCGGACGGCGTGGCCGCCCGCTACGCGGACCCGGCCCTGGGCCTGTCCCAGGCAGAAATCGAGCAGATCCGCGAGCAGATGGGTGTGGACAAGCCGCTGATCCAGCAGTACTTCGCCACCTTGGGCGGGCTGTTCACCGGCGATCTGGGCTACTCGGTGGCCACCGGCACGCCCGTGTTCGACCTGATCACGGACGCCGCGCCGCACACGTTCGCGCTCGCCGCGACGTCCATCGGGCTTGCAATCGTGGTGGCGCTGGCCACCGCGTACGTGGCCACCCTGCCCGGCGCGGGGCCGCTGCGCAGCTTCTTCCGCACGCTGCCGTCGTTCATGGTGTCCCTGCCGGGCTTCTGGATCGCAATCCTGTTGCTGCAGTTCTTCTCCTTCCGGCTCGGCTGGGTCAACGTGGTCGACCCGACCCCGCTGGAGGGGTTGATCCTGCCCACGCTCACCCTCGCCGTGCCGATGGCCGCGCCGCTGATGCAGGTGCTCATCCGCTCCATCGACGCGGTCCGCGCCCAGCCGTTCGTGCAGGTCGTGCGCGCCCGCGGCGCGAGCGAGGCCCGCATCTTCTGGCGCGACGTGCTGCGCAACTCGCTTCTGCCCGCGATCACCATGGCCGGCCTGCTGTTTGGTGAGCTCGTCGGCGGTGCCGTGGTCACCGAGACCGTCTTCGGCCGCGCCGGGCTGGGCTCGCTGACCGTGAACGCCGTGTCCAGCCGCGACATGCCGGTGCTGCTCGGCGTGGTGCTCATCGCCGCCACCGCGTACGTGGTGATCAACCTGATCGTGGACCTGCTCTACCCGGTGCTAGATGTGCGCCTGCGCGATCAGGCCACGGCGGAGACTGCAAACACCCCGGCTACGACCGCTAAGGAGGCCGTCCGATGAGCACGACCAACCTGGTGCACAACCAGCGCGCGCCACAGAAGGACCACCGGCCGCGCAAGGCCCGCAAGCACCGTCGCTGGAGCTCGCCGGCGACCGTCCTGTCGCTGATCGTGCTGGCCATCGCCGCGCTGTGGGCGATCGTGCCCGGAATCTTCGCGCCGCACGACCCGTACAACGGCGTCGACGTGGCACTGCTCGCCCCCAACGGCGAGTACATCTTCGGCACCGACGCGGTGGGCCGCGACCTGTTCTCGCGCGTGGTCTACGGGGCACACCAGTCGCTGCTTGGCGCTCTGATCGCCGTGGCTGTTGGCCTGGTGCTGGGCACTTTGATCGGCCTGATCGCGGGCACCCGGCGCGGCTGGGTGGAAACGGTGCTGATGCGCCTGGTGGATGTGCTGCTGGCCATCCCCGGCATCCTGCTATCGCTGTCCATCATCATCGTCACCGGCTTCGGCTCCCTGCAGGCGGCGTTCGCTGTCGGTATGACCTCGGTGGCCACGTTCGCGCGCCTGGCGCGCTCGCAGGTGATTCAGATCGCCAACGCGGACTTCGTCGAGGCCGCCTACGGCTCCGGCGCCACGCAGGTCCAGGTGCTGTTCCGGCACGTGCTGCCCAACTCGCTGACCCCGGTGCTGGCGCTGGCAGCCTTGCAGTTCGGCACCGCCATCCTGCAGCTGTCCATCCTGGGGTTCTTGGGCTACGGCGCGCCGCCGCCGACGCCGGAGTGGGGCCTGCTCATCGCGGAGGGCCGCGACTTCATGGCAACCGCCTGGTGGCTGATCCTGCTGCCCGGCCTGGCCATCGTGGCCACCGTGATGTCCGCCAACCACCTGTCCCAGGTGATCCAACAGGAAGGTGATGTGAAGTGAGTGCGCCCGTACTCGAGGTAGAAGGCCTGACCGTCGCGTACGGCGACGCGGATCCGGTGGTGCGCGACATCTCGTTTTCCGTCGAGGCCGGGAAGATGACCGCCATTGTGGGCGAGTCCGGTTCCGGCAAGACCACCTCCGCGATGGCGGCGCTCGACCTGCTGGGGCCTAGCGGCAACGTGCTTTCCGGCAGCATCCGCTTCAAGGGCCAGGAACTGTCTGGCCTGACCAACGCCGAGTGGCGCAAGCTGCGCGGCACGAAGATTGGGCTGGTGCCGCAGGATCCGAACAACTCGCTCAACCCGTTGAAGACCATCGGTGCCTCGGTGCAGGACGGCCTGGAGATTCATGGGGTGGGGGATGCCGCTAAGCGCCGTCGTAAAGCAATTGCCCTGCTGGAGCGCGTGGGTATCGACGACCCGGAGCGCCGCTACGACCAGTACCCGCACGAGCTGTCCGGCGGCATGAAGCAACGGGTGCTCATCGCGGCGGCGGTGGCGCTTGAGCCCGAGGTGCTGATTGCGGACGAACCGACGTCCGCGCTCGATGTAACGGTGCAGAAAACCATCCTGGACCTGCTGGATGAGATGCGCGCTGAGCTGGGTCTTGGCATCGTTTTCATCACCCATGACCTCGCTGTTGCGGGTGATCGGGCGGACGATGTGGTGATCATGGAGCGCGGCGAAGTGGTCGAGCACGGGCCGGTGAGCCGGGTGCTGACCAGCCCGCAACAGGACTACTCGAAGCGCCTGCTCGCCAACGTGCCCTCGCTTGCGGTCGCAGATGCTTATCGACGCCCTCCGGTTGCCCCCGAGGCCCTCCTTTCCGTCAGCGGGCTGACCAAGCGCTACGGCGACTTCACGGCAGTCGAGGACATCTCCTTCGACGTGGCGCGCGGCTCCACCCACGCGTTGGTGGGCGGCTCCGGCTCCGGCAAGACCACCACGGGGCGCGTGATTTCTATGTTTAACCAGCCCACGGCGGGAAGCATCACCCTAGACGGCACGGAGCTGACGGGGCTGACACCGAAGCAGCAGCGTGGCCTTCGCAGGCGGGTGCAGATGGTGTACCAGAACCCGTACTCCTCGCTGGACCCGAAGATGCGCGTCGGCGAGATCGTCGCCGAGCCGTTGCGCAACCTCGCCGGCGCCTCGAAGCGTGAGGCGCTCACACGCGCCGACGAGTTTTTGGCGCGCGTGGCGCTGGACCCGGCCCGGTTTGCTAACCGCACCCCGGCGCAGCTGTCCGGCGGGCAGCGCCAGCGCGTGGCCATCGCTCGCGCCCTGATCGTTCAGCCGGAGCTGGTGGTGTTGGACGAGGCCGTCTCCGCACTCGATGTGACCGTGCAGGCCCAAATCCTGGAGCTTTTGGAGGATCTGCAGCGCGAGCTGGGCCTGACCTACGTGTTTAT
It includes:
- a CDS encoding ABC transporter permease is translated as MGKYVFKRIGQALIVLLLAYTLAFFLLSALPSDGVAARYADPALGLSQAEIEQIREQMGVDKPLIQQYFATLGGLFTGDLGYSVATGTPVFDLITDAAPHTFALAATSIGLAIVVALATAYVATLPGAGPLRSFFRTLPSFMVSLPGFWIAILLLQFFSFRLGWVNVVDPTPLEGLILPTLTLAVPMAAPLMQVLIRSIDAVRAQPFVQVVRARGASEARIFWRDVLRNSLLPAITMAGLLFGELVGGAVVTETVFGRAGLGSLTVNAVSSRDMPVLLGVVLIAATAYVVINLIVDLLYPVLDVRLRDQATAETANTPATTAKEAVR
- a CDS encoding ABC transporter permease, yielding MSTTNLVHNQRAPQKDHRPRKARKHRRWSSPATVLSLIVLAIAALWAIVPGIFAPHDPYNGVDVALLAPNGEYIFGTDAVGRDLFSRVVYGAHQSLLGALIAVAVGLVLGTLIGLIAGTRRGWVETVLMRLVDVLLAIPGILLSLSIIIVTGFGSLQAAFAVGMTSVATFARLARSQVIQIANADFVEAAYGSGATQVQVLFRHVLPNSLTPVLALAALQFGTAILQLSILGFLGYGAPPPTPEWGLLIAEGRDFMATAWWLILLPGLAIVATVMSANHLSQVIQQEGDVK
- a CDS encoding dipeptide ABC transporter ATP-binding protein; translated protein: MSAPVLEVEGLTVAYGDADPVVRDISFSVEAGKMTAIVGESGSGKTTSAMAALDLLGPSGNVLSGSIRFKGQELSGLTNAEWRKLRGTKIGLVPQDPNNSLNPLKTIGASVQDGLEIHGVGDAAKRRRKAIALLERVGIDDPERRYDQYPHELSGGMKQRVLIAAAVALEPEVLIADEPTSALDVTVQKTILDLLDEMRAELGLGIVFITHDLAVAGDRADDVVIMERGEVVEHGPVSRVLTSPQQDYSKRLLANVPSLAVADAYRRPPVAPEALLSVSGLTKRYGDFTAVEDISFDVARGSTHALVGGSGSGKTTTGRVISMFNQPTAGSITLDGTELTGLTPKQQRGLRRRVQMVYQNPYSSLDPKMRVGEIVAEPLRNLAGASKREALTRADEFLARVALDPARFANRTPAQLSGGQRQRVAIARALIVQPELVVLDEAVSALDVTVQAQILELLEDLQRELGLTYVFISHDLAVVRQISDTVSVFSRGRQVEYGATNDVFAHPKHDVTRELINAIPGTVFRARQLGEFVV